The proteins below are encoded in one region of Mycobacterium pseudokansasii:
- the esxG gene encoding type VII secretion system protein EsxG — protein sequence MSLLDAHIPQLVASQSAFGAKAALMRHTIGQAEQAAMSAQAFHQGESAAAFQGAHARFVEAAARVNALLDIAQANLGDAAGTYVAADSAAASSYTAF from the coding sequence ATGAGTCTTCTGGATGCCCACATTCCGCAGTTGGTGGCCTCCCAGTCGGCGTTTGGCGCCAAGGCGGCGTTGATGCGTCACACGATCGGTCAGGCCGAGCAGGCGGCGATGTCGGCGCAGGCGTTTCACCAGGGCGAGTCCGCCGCCGCGTTTCAGGGCGCCCACGCCCGGTTCGTGGAGGCAGCGGCCAGGGTCAACGCCCTGCTGGACATCGCCCAGGCCAACCTCGGTGACGCCGCCGGAACTTATGTGGCCGCCGATTCCGCTGCTGCGTCCAGCTACACGGCGTTCTGA
- a CDS encoding WXG100 family type VII secretion target: protein MSQIMYNYPAMLGHAGDMSGYAGTMQGLGSDIAAEQSALSNAWQGDTGLTYQAWQAQWNQAMADLVRAYQSMAGTHEANTMAMMARDQAEAAKWGG from the coding sequence ATGTCACAGATCATGTACAACTACCCGGCGATGCTGGGACACGCCGGGGACATGTCGGGATATGCCGGCACCATGCAGGGGCTGGGCTCGGATATCGCCGCCGAGCAGTCCGCGCTGTCGAACGCCTGGCAAGGCGACACCGGGTTGACGTATCAGGCATGGCAGGCGCAGTGGAACCAGGCGATGGCAGACCTGGTGCGGGCCTATCAGTCGATGGCCGGCACGCACGAAGCCAACACCATGGCGATGATGGCCCGCGACCAGGCCGAAGCCGCAAAATGGGGCGGCTAG
- a CDS encoding ESX secretion-associated protein EspG, with product MVAESAEPSQPNAVELTVDNAWFIAESVGAGSFPWVLAITPPYTDSAQRNAFFERQKDELTGLGLMSPDGTVNTAVADWIKVVCFPDRWLDLRYIGPASAEGTGELLRGIVARRVGAGGKTSRKFNTVVALRSAQLITFTAMDIDDPRALVPVLGVGLSQRAPARFEEFSMPMRVGARADERLRSGAPLEEVLDYLGIPASARPVVEAVFSGPRSYVEIVAGCNRDGQHTTTDVGLSIVDTTAGRVLVSPSRAFDGEWVSTFSPGTPFATAVAIEQLIANLPEGQWFPGQRLSRDFSGQPS from the coding sequence ATGGTTGCAGAATCCGCAGAACCGTCGCAGCCTAACGCCGTCGAGCTGACGGTCGACAACGCATGGTTCATCGCCGAAAGCGTCGGGGCCGGCAGTTTCCCGTGGGTGCTGGCCATCACCCCGCCATACACCGATAGCGCGCAACGAAATGCGTTCTTCGAGCGTCAGAAAGACGAGCTGACCGGGCTGGGGTTGATGTCGCCGGACGGTACCGTCAACACCGCGGTGGCCGACTGGATCAAAGTGGTGTGCTTCCCCGACCGGTGGCTGGACCTACGTTACATAGGGCCGGCATCGGCCGAGGGAACCGGCGAGTTGCTGCGTGGCATTGTCGCCCGGCGGGTCGGCGCCGGCGGCAAGACCTCCCGGAAATTCAACACCGTCGTCGCACTGCGCAGCGCTCAGCTGATCACCTTCACGGCAATGGATATCGATGACCCGCGGGCCCTGGTTCCGGTCCTCGGTGTCGGGCTGTCGCAGCGGGCGCCGGCCCGGTTCGAGGAGTTCAGCATGCCCATGCGGGTTGGCGCCCGCGCCGACGAGCGGCTGCGTTCCGGCGCGCCACTCGAGGAAGTCCTTGACTACCTGGGCATCCCGGCGTCGGCACGGCCGGTGGTGGAGGCGGTCTTCTCCGGGCCGCGCAGCTACGTCGAAATCGTCGCCGGCTGCAACCGCGACGGCCAGCACACCACCACCGACGTCGGTCTGAGCATCGTCGACACCACCGCGGGCCGGGTATTGGTGAGTCCGTCCCGAGCCTTCGACGGCGAGTGGGTGTCGACCTTCAGCCCCGGGACACCGTTTGCGACTGCCGTCGCGATCGAGCAACTCATCGCCAACCTGCCTGAGGGGCAATGGTTCCCCGGCCAGCGGTTGTCCCGCGACTTCTCCGGACAACCCTCATAA
- the eccD gene encoding type VII secretion integral membrane protein EccD, translating into MSGTVMPIVRVAILADSRLTEMALPAELPLREILPAVQRLVIPAAENGDGGEAGLSAAAHLSLAPIGGAPFSLDASLDTVGVVDGDLLALQPVPTGPAAPGIVEDIADAAMIFSSSRLNPWGPKHIQRGALAAVIGVALVATGLAVSYRVTTDALAGLVTVSGIAVVLAVAGLLVTARSPRTGTAMSIAALVPIAGALALAVPGNFGPAQLLLAAAGVTAWSLICLMVPSAERERIVAFFTAVAVTAAGVWLAAGAEVLWQLPMRSVGCGLIVAALLITIQAAQLSALWARFPLPVIPAPGDPTPSAPSLRVLEDLPRRVRVSDAHQSGFIAAAVLLSVLGSVAIAVRPEAVSGVGWYVVAATAAATALRARVWDSAACKAWLLAQPHLVAGVLLVVYTATGRYVAALGAVLVLAVLVLAWIVVALNPAIASPDSYSLPLRRLLGFVAAGLDVSLIPVMAYLVGLFTWVLNR; encoded by the coding sequence ATGTCGGGCACCGTGATGCCGATTGTCCGCGTCGCCATCCTCGCCGACAGCCGGTTGACCGAGATGGCCCTGCCCGCGGAGCTGCCGCTGCGCGAAATCCTGCCCGCGGTCCAGCGTTTGGTCATTCCCGCGGCGGAGAACGGCGATGGCGGCGAGGCCGGTTTGAGTGCGGCTGCGCACCTGAGCCTGGCGCCCATCGGCGGTGCACCGTTCAGCCTCGACGCCAGCCTGGACACCGTCGGGGTGGTCGACGGTGATCTGCTCGCATTGCAGCCGGTGCCCACCGGTCCGGCCGCCCCGGGGATCGTCGAGGACATCGCCGACGCCGCCATGATCTTCTCGAGTTCGCGGCTGAACCCTTGGGGGCCAAAGCATATCCAGCGCGGGGCGCTCGCCGCGGTGATCGGTGTGGCTCTGGTGGCGACCGGCCTGGCGGTCAGCTACCGGGTGACGACGGACGCGTTGGCCGGCCTGGTCACGGTCAGCGGGATCGCGGTGGTGCTGGCGGTGGCCGGGTTGCTGGTCACGGCCCGCTCGCCACGGACGGGGACCGCGATGTCGATTGCCGCGCTGGTGCCGATCGCCGGGGCACTGGCGCTGGCGGTGCCCGGGAACTTCGGGCCGGCGCAGCTGCTGCTGGCGGCTGCGGGTGTCACCGCGTGGTCTCTGATCTGCCTGATGGTGCCCAGCGCCGAACGTGAGCGCATCGTCGCCTTCTTCACCGCGGTGGCGGTGACGGCAGCCGGGGTATGGCTGGCCGCCGGCGCCGAAGTGCTGTGGCAGCTGCCGATGCGCAGCGTCGGCTGCGGGCTGATCGTGGCCGCGCTGCTGATCACCATCCAGGCGGCTCAGCTGTCGGCGCTGTGGGCGCGCTTTCCGCTGCCGGTCATCCCGGCGCCGGGGGACCCCACCCCGTCGGCGCCGTCGTTGCGGGTGCTCGAAGACCTGCCGCGGCGGGTGCGCGTCAGTGACGCCCATCAGAGCGGTTTCATCGCCGCGGCCGTGCTGCTGAGCGTCCTGGGATCGGTGGCCATCGCGGTGCGCCCCGAAGCGGTCAGTGGCGTGGGTTGGTACGTGGTGGCGGCGACGGCAGCCGCGACCGCGCTGCGCGCCCGCGTATGGGATTCGGCCGCCTGCAAGGCCTGGTTGCTGGCCCAGCCGCATCTGGTGGCGGGAGTCCTGCTGGTGGTCTACACGGCGACCGGGCGCTATGTCGCCGCCTTGGGCGCGGTGCTGGTGCTTGCGGTACTCGTGCTGGCCTGGATCGTCGTTGCGCTGAACCCTGCCATTGCCTCGCCGGACAGCTACTCTCTGCCGCTGCGCCGCCTGCTGGGCTTTGTCGCCGCCGGCCTGGACGTTTCGCTCATCCCGGTGATGGCATACCTGGTCGGCCTGTTCACCTGGGTCCTCAATCGATGA
- the mycP gene encoding type VII secretion-associated serine protease mycosin, whose amino-acid sequence MTRGTGLGCCAAILAVVVATAPPASAIAPPVVDATVDPPSGTPGPVQPMEQRGACSVSGLMAGTDVGVPAPSQAMLNLPAAWQFSRGDGQLVAIIDTGVQPGPRLPNVDGGGDFVDSTDGLTDCDGHGTLVAGLVAGQPGADGFAGVAPAARLLSIRVTSAKFSPRTSGGDPTLARAAIDVDTLSRAIVHAADLGARVINISAVTCLPADRTVDQSALGAAIRYAAVDKDAVIVAAAGNSGAAGSGGGGSSCDSNPLTDLSRPDDPRNWAGVTSISIPSWWQPYVLSVASLAPDGQPSKFTMAGPWVGIAAPGENILSVSNGDGGGLANGLPNDHQQLVPISGTSYAAGYVSGVAALVRSKYPGLSAGEVVGRITATAHNGARAPSNIVGTGAVDPVAALTWQLPARQSGAPAAATAKPVAVPPAPKPKDTTPRNVAFAGAAALALLVGITAATAAAVRRRKEPIP is encoded by the coding sequence ATGACACGTGGCACCGGATTAGGTTGCTGCGCAGCAATTCTGGCTGTGGTGGTGGCCACTGCTCCGCCGGCGTCGGCTATCGCGCCGCCGGTGGTCGACGCCACCGTGGATCCGCCCAGTGGTACCCCGGGGCCGGTGCAGCCGATGGAGCAACGCGGTGCCTGCAGTGTCTCGGGACTCATGGCGGGTACCGACGTCGGTGTCCCGGCACCCAGCCAAGCGATGCTGAATCTGCCTGCGGCATGGCAATTCTCGCGCGGTGACGGTCAGTTGGTGGCCATCATCGACACCGGGGTACAACCGGGTCCGCGATTGCCGAACGTAGACGGCGGTGGCGACTTCGTGGATTCGACCGACGGCCTGACCGACTGCGACGGGCACGGCACCCTGGTCGCCGGGCTCGTCGCCGGGCAGCCCGGCGCCGACGGCTTCGCTGGAGTCGCGCCGGCGGCGCGGTTGCTGTCAATCCGGGTGACCTCGGCCAAATTCTCGCCGCGGACCTCAGGCGGGGACCCCACGCTGGCCCGGGCAGCGATCGACGTGGACACGCTGTCCCGCGCGATCGTGCATGCCGCCGACCTCGGCGCCCGGGTGATCAACATCTCCGCGGTGACCTGCCTGCCCGCCGACCGGACGGTCGACCAGTCCGCCCTGGGGGCGGCGATCAGGTATGCGGCCGTGGACAAGGACGCGGTGATCGTGGCCGCCGCCGGCAACAGCGGCGCGGCCGGCTCGGGCGGCGGTGGGAGCTCCTGCGACTCGAACCCGCTGACCGACCTGAGCCGCCCGGACGATCCACGCAACTGGGCCGGCGTCACCTCGATCTCCATCCCGTCGTGGTGGCAGCCGTACGTGTTGTCGGTGGCATCCTTGGCGCCGGACGGCCAGCCGTCGAAGTTCACCATGGCCGGTCCGTGGGTGGGTATCGCCGCACCCGGGGAAAACATTCTGTCGGTGAGCAATGGCGACGGCGGTGGCCTGGCCAACGGCCTTCCCAATGACCACCAGCAACTGGTGCCGATCAGCGGCACCAGCTACGCGGCCGGCTACGTCTCCGGCGTCGCAGCGCTGGTCCGCAGCAAGTATCCCGGCCTGAGCGCGGGCGAGGTGGTGGGCCGCATCACCGCCACCGCCCACAACGGCGCCCGCGCCCCGTCCAACATCGTCGGCACCGGCGCCGTCGATCCGGTGGCGGCGCTGACCTGGCAACTGCCCGCCCGGCAATCAGGAGCGCCAGCGGCGGCAACGGCGAAACCCGTTGCAGTTCCACCGGCACCCAAGCCCAAGGACACCACACCCCGCAACGTCGCATTCGCCGGAGCCGCAGCGTTGGCATTGCTGGTCGGCATCACCGCAGCAACTGCGGCGGCGGTGCGCCGGCGAAAGGAGCCGATCCCGTGA
- the eccE gene encoding type VII secretion protein EccE, producing MSPNSIPRPGNGRIAVALLAMVPAAMAYPWQSTRDYWLIGIAALVVIVLFGWWRGLHFTTIVRRRLAMMRRRRSGTDPAAQVRTTALLRIGPPAPGLEVLPLPLIAGYLDRYGIRADAVRITGHVNAAGERELWIGMTVSAVANLAALQARSPRIPLQQTAEVAARRLADHLREIGWDVGTVGRDDAPRLLARADRETWRCVRHGDSDYLAAYRVSVDAALPETLAAVWSHPARETWAALEIGTAGRADGPPTIAVACAFRTDTRPDGAAPMAGLTLQRGSQWLALAALEPSSTRRLDGHTDAPDGLLERLVWPTPSAWAGHTALTEAANANRT from the coding sequence GTGAGCCCCAATTCGATTCCGCGCCCGGGAAACGGGCGGATCGCCGTGGCGCTGCTGGCGATGGTGCCCGCGGCGATGGCTTACCCGTGGCAGTCGACCCGCGACTACTGGCTGATCGGGATCGCCGCCCTGGTGGTGATCGTCCTGTTCGGCTGGTGGCGCGGACTGCACTTCACCACGATCGTGCGTCGCCGGCTGGCCATGATGCGGCGACGGCGGTCGGGCACCGATCCCGCAGCCCAGGTGCGCACCACGGCGCTGCTGCGGATCGGTCCGCCGGCCCCGGGCCTGGAGGTGCTCCCGCTGCCGTTGATAGCCGGGTACCTGGACCGCTACGGCATCCGCGCCGACGCCGTCCGAATTACCGGGCATGTCAACGCGGCGGGCGAGCGGGAGCTGTGGATCGGGATGACGGTGTCGGCCGTGGCCAACCTAGCGGCGCTGCAGGCCCGGTCACCCCGAATCCCGTTGCAGCAGACCGCCGAGGTCGCCGCGCGCCGGCTTGCCGACCACCTTCGCGAAATCGGCTGGGACGTCGGCACGGTTGGGCGTGACGACGCGCCGCGGTTGCTGGCCCGAGCCGATCGCGAAACGTGGCGGTGCGTGCGCCACGGCGACTCCGATTACCTTGCCGCATACCGGGTCAGCGTGGATGCCGCATTGCCGGAAACATTGGCTGCCGTGTGGTCGCATCCGGCGCGTGAGACCTGGGCGGCATTGGAGATCGGCACCGCCGGTCGAGCGGACGGCCCGCCCACGATTGCCGTCGCGTGCGCGTTCCGCACCGACACGCGTCCCGACGGCGCTGCGCCGATGGCTGGACTGACTCTGCAACGCGGCAGCCAGTGGCTGGCACTGGCGGCATTGGAGCCGTCGTCCACCCGGCGACTCGACGGACATACCGACGCGCCCGACGGCCTGCTGGAGCGACTGGTGTGGCCCACCCCGTCGGCTTGGGCGGGGCACACGGCGCTCACCGAGGCCGCTAATGCTAATCGAACATGA
- a CDS encoding alpha/beta fold hydrolase — MSEFSGMSPADPIDPPVPIPDVPGADAGAEGLPPRSALSLRQRIVVESSAVGDIALRTAASSVLSTTVAPAVLATALLRVNSGSERSNLNFYAELAAEHDPARSFPAPTDLPRISSRRASPLAEWIARGTVDDISFASGFRAVNPTMRKQWSGLTANNVVHAQHWRHDDGPRPTLCVIHGFMGSSYLLNGLFFSLPWYYRSGYDVLLYTLPFHGKRAERHSPFSGFGFFAGGLSGFAEAMAQAVYDFRSIVDYLRHTGVERIALTGISLGGYTSALVASVENRLEAVIPNCPVVSPGKLFDEWFPASRLVRLGLCLSRISRDELSAGLAYHGPLNYQPLLPKHRRMIITGLGDRMAPPEHAVTLWEHWDHCALHWFPGSHVMHVSQLDYLRRMTLFLRSFMFD; from the coding sequence ATGTCGGAGTTTTCGGGGATGTCTCCAGCGGATCCCATAGATCCGCCGGTCCCGATTCCCGACGTACCCGGGGCCGACGCCGGCGCCGAAGGGCTACCGCCACGATCTGCGCTCTCGCTGCGTCAACGCATCGTCGTCGAGTCGTCGGCCGTAGGCGATATCGCCCTGCGCACCGCGGCGTCGTCAGTGCTGTCCACCACGGTCGCACCGGCCGTCCTGGCGACCGCCTTACTACGCGTCAATTCCGGCAGCGAACGCAGCAATTTGAACTTCTACGCCGAACTGGCCGCCGAACATGATCCGGCAAGGTCCTTTCCGGCACCGACGGATCTGCCCAGGATTTCGTCGCGGCGCGCCAGCCCGCTCGCCGAGTGGATCGCGCGCGGCACCGTCGACGACATCTCGTTCGCCAGCGGCTTCCGGGCGGTCAACCCCACCATGCGTAAGCAGTGGAGCGGGTTGACCGCAAACAACGTGGTGCACGCACAGCATTGGCGCCATGACGACGGGCCGCGCCCCACGTTGTGTGTCATCCACGGTTTCATGGGCTCGTCGTACTTACTCAACGGGCTGTTCTTCTCACTGCCGTGGTATTACCGGTCCGGTTACGATGTGCTGTTGTACACCTTGCCTTTTCACGGCAAGCGAGCCGAGAGGCATTCCCCGTTCAGCGGTTTCGGTTTCTTCGCCGGCGGCTTGAGCGGCTTCGCCGAGGCGATGGCCCAAGCGGTGTACGACTTTCGCTCCATCGTGGACTACCTGCGCCACACCGGCGTCGAGCGCATCGCACTGACCGGAATATCGCTGGGCGGCTACACGTCGGCGCTGGTTGCGTCGGTGGAGAATCGACTCGAAGCCGTCATCCCCAACTGCCCGGTGGTCAGCCCGGGCAAACTGTTCGACGAATGGTTTCCGGCCAGCAGGCTGGTCCGGCTGGGCCTGTGCCTGTCACGCATCAGCCGTGACGAGCTGAGCGCCGGGCTGGCCTACCACGGCCCGCTGAATTATCAGCCGCTGCTGCCCAAGCACCGCCGGATGATCATCACCGGCCTCGGCGATCGGATGGCTCCACCCGAACATGCCGTAACGCTATGGGAGCACTGGGATCATTGCGCGCTGCACTGGTTCCCCGGCAGTCACGTCATGCATGTGAGCCAGTTGGATTACCTGCGGCGGATGACGCTGTTCCTGCGCAGTTTCATGTTCGATTAG
- a CDS encoding trans-aconitate 2-methyltransferase produces MWDPDVYLAFADHRSRPFYDLVSRVGAKRARRVVDLGCGPGHLTRHLARRWPEATIEALDSSPEMVAAARERGIDATTCDVRNWKPRPDTDVVVSNAALHWVPEHSELLVRWAGELAAGSWIAVQVPGNFDTPSHAVVRTLARREPYAKLLRDIPFRVGAVVHPPAHYANLLMDAGCKVDAWETTYLHQLTGEHPVLEWITGTALVPVRERLDDAGWQQFRQELIPLLDDAYPRRADGTTIFPFRRLFIVAEVEGARRGS; encoded by the coding sequence ATGTGGGATCCCGACGTCTACCTGGCCTTTGCGGATCATCGCAGCCGTCCGTTCTATGACTTGGTGTCCCGGGTGGGCGCTAAGCGGGCGCGCCGGGTGGTCGACCTGGGTTGCGGACCCGGCCACCTGACGCGGCACCTGGCGCGACGCTGGCCCGAGGCGACGATCGAGGCTTTGGACAGTTCACCGGAAATGGTAGCCGCCGCCCGGGAACGCGGTATCGACGCCACGACCTGCGACGTGCGGAACTGGAAGCCTCGGCCAGACACCGATGTGGTGGTCAGCAACGCCGCACTGCACTGGGTGCCCGAACACTCGGAACTGCTGGTCCGCTGGGCCGGCGAGCTGGCGGCAGGATCCTGGATAGCGGTTCAGGTCCCGGGCAACTTCGATACCCCGTCGCACGCCGTGGTGCGGACTCTGGCCCGGCGGGAGCCGTACGCAAAGCTCTTGCGCGACATCCCGTTTCGGGTGGGAGCGGTGGTGCATCCGCCGGCCCACTACGCGAATCTGCTGATGGACGCCGGATGCAAGGTCGATGCCTGGGAGACCACCTACCTGCACCAGCTCACCGGTGAGCACCCGGTGCTGGAATGGATCACCGGCACCGCGCTCGTTCCGGTGCGGGAAAGGCTGGACGACGCGGGTTGGCAGCAGTTCCGCCAGGAGCTGATTCCGCTGCTCGACGACGCCTACCCGCGCCGCGCCGACGGCACCACCATCTTCCCGTTCCGCCGGCTATTCATCGTCGCCGAGGTCGAGGGAGCACGCCGCGGTTCTTGA
- a CDS encoding sulfatase family protein — translation MTGERDDGQDAIDGKDNVLIVHWHDLGRYLGVYGHPDVVSPRLDQLAAEGILFTRAHATAPLCSPSRGSLFTGRYPQTNGLVGLAHHGWEYRSGVRTLPQLLGEQGWYSALFGMQHETSYPARLGFDEFDVSNSYCEYVVEKVREWLQDCVPDLSGQPFLLTAGFFETHRPYPHDRYQPADSAGVDVPDYLPDTPAVRQDLADFYGAITTADAAVGRMLDTMAETGLDASTWVVFLTDHGPAFPRAKSTLYDAGTGIAMIVRPPTRREVAPRVYDELFSGVDLLPTLLDLLGIDIAADVDGLSHAAALVGADTVAEPVRDHVYTTKTYHDSFDPIRAIRTKEFSYIENYVPRPLLDLPWDIEESPSGMAVAPFVRSPRPQRELYDLRADPTETTNLLTGAAAAKIDAVAADLAVRLHDWRQRTGDVIPSEFAGTRIAERYTETYLRIHRTTPSSRSAIAADRGIEEEAAPAGQ, via the coding sequence GTGACGGGTGAACGCGACGACGGCCAAGACGCCATAGACGGTAAAGACAACGTGCTGATCGTGCATTGGCACGACCTGGGGCGCTACCTCGGTGTCTACGGTCACCCGGATGTCGTGAGCCCGCGACTGGACCAGCTTGCCGCCGAGGGGATCTTGTTCACCCGGGCGCACGCCACCGCGCCGCTGTGCTCGCCGTCGCGGGGATCGCTGTTCACCGGTCGCTACCCGCAAACCAATGGGCTGGTGGGGCTGGCCCATCACGGCTGGGAATACCGCAGCGGAGTCCGGACACTGCCGCAACTGTTGGGCGAGCAGGGTTGGTATTCAGCCCTTTTCGGGATGCAACACGAGACGTCCTACCCCGCGCGGCTGGGATTCGACGAATTCGACGTGTCGAACTCCTACTGCGAATATGTGGTCGAGAAGGTGCGGGAGTGGCTGCAGGATTGCGTGCCGGATCTTTCCGGCCAGCCGTTCCTGCTAACGGCAGGGTTTTTCGAAACCCATCGGCCCTACCCGCACGACCGCTACCAACCGGCCGACAGCGCAGGCGTCGACGTCCCCGACTATCTCCCCGATACCCCCGCAGTGCGCCAGGACCTGGCTGATTTCTACGGAGCCATCACCACCGCGGACGCCGCCGTCGGCCGGATGCTGGACACGATGGCCGAAACCGGGCTGGACGCCAGCACCTGGGTGGTGTTCCTGACCGATCACGGCCCGGCGTTTCCGCGTGCCAAATCCACGCTCTACGACGCCGGAACCGGCATCGCCATGATCGTGCGCCCACCCACCCGCCGGGAGGTTGCCCCGCGCGTCTACGACGAATTGTTCAGCGGCGTCGACCTGTTACCGACACTGCTGGACCTGCTGGGGATCGACATCGCGGCCGATGTCGACGGCCTGTCACACGCGGCCGCCTTGGTCGGGGCCGACACCGTCGCCGAGCCGGTTCGCGACCATGTGTACACCACCAAGACCTACCATGACTCCTTTGACCCGATACGTGCAATCCGCACAAAGGAATTCAGCTACATCGAGAACTACGTGCCCCGCCCGTTGCTGGATCTGCCGTGGGACATCGAGGAAAGCCCGTCCGGGATGGCCGTCGCACCGTTCGTCAGGTCACCGCGACCGCAACGGGAACTGTACGATCTGCGCGCCGACCCCACCGAGACCACGAATCTGCTGACCGGTGCCGCCGCCGCGAAGATCGACGCGGTCGCAGCGGATCTCGCCGTCCGGCTTCACGATTGGCGTCAGCGCACCGGAGACGTGATCCCGTCGGAATTCGCCGGTACCCGCATCGCAGAGCGTTACACCGAAACGTATCTGCGGATCCATCGGACGACGCCCAGCAGCAGGTCGGCGATCGCGGCCGACCGCGGTATCGAGGAAGAAGCCGCGCCGGCCGGTCAATAG
- the bluB gene encoding 5,6-dimethylbenzimidazole synthase: MTEFAFTAAERRAVYRVISERRDMRRFVPGSVVPEEVLARLLHAAHAAPSVGLMQPWRIIRITDRALRNDIHALVDEERARTAHALGERAEEFLALKVEGVRECAELLVVALCDNRDVHIFGRRTLPQMDLASVSCAIQNLWLAARAEGLGMGWVSLFDPQRLAALLGIPSDAEPVAVLCLGPVPEFPARPALELDGWAVARPLPEFVWENRWGQA; this comes from the coding sequence GTGACCGAATTTGCGTTCACCGCCGCGGAGCGGCGGGCGGTGTATCGCGTGATCTCCGAGCGTCGGGACATGCGCCGCTTCGTGCCCGGCAGCGTGGTGCCCGAAGAGGTGCTGGCTCGGTTGCTGCACGCCGCACACGCCGCGCCCAGTGTCGGTCTGATGCAGCCCTGGCGGATCATCCGGATCACCGATAGGGCGCTGCGCAACGACATCCACGCCCTCGTCGACGAGGAGCGCGCGCGGACGGCCCACGCCCTGGGCGAACGGGCCGAGGAGTTTCTTGCGCTCAAGGTCGAGGGCGTTCGCGAATGCGCCGAGCTGCTGGTGGTGGCGCTGTGCGACAACCGGGACGTGCACATCTTCGGCCGGCGCACACTACCCCAGATGGATCTGGCGTCGGTGTCCTGCGCGATCCAGAATCTGTGGCTGGCGGCTCGCGCCGAAGGCCTCGGCATGGGTTGGGTGTCGCTGTTCGATCCGCAACGGTTGGCGGCGCTGCTGGGGATCCCCTCCGATGCGGAACCGGTGGCAGTGCTGTGTTTGGGCCCGGTGCCGGAGTTTCCGGCACGGCCGGCGCTGGAGTTGGACGGCTGGGCCGTCGCGCGGCCGCTCCCGGAGTTCGTCTGGGAGAACCGCTGGGGACAGGCTTGA
- a CDS encoding phosphatase PAP2 family protein — protein sequence MIRRPMSVAVILAAAAIVGYAVLWVGHRHDWGWVHGLDWSLLNAAHDIGIKHPAWVDFWVGVSFVLGPIPMRLIGMVLAVVAALQHKVRMALLLLACLPLNGLVTMAAKDLAGRPRPVTEFVTAPSTSFPSGHALELTASVLALLTFLWPMTSHRWMRVVSVAVAALGVLTVGTARVALNVHHPSDVIAGWLLGYVYFLVCLWVFRPLRVTDAEPARLAEVR from the coding sequence ATGATCCGTCGCCCGATGAGCGTGGCCGTGATCCTCGCGGCGGCTGCGATCGTCGGCTACGCCGTCTTGTGGGTGGGGCACCGCCATGACTGGGGTTGGGTGCACGGCCTGGATTGGTCGTTGTTGAACGCCGCGCACGACATCGGGATCAAGCACCCGGCTTGGGTGGACTTCTGGGTCGGCGTGTCGTTCGTGCTGGGCCCGATCCCCATGCGGCTGATCGGCATGGTGCTGGCGGTGGTTGCGGCGTTGCAGCACAAGGTGCGGATGGCGCTGTTGCTGTTGGCCTGTTTGCCGCTCAACGGATTGGTCACGATGGCCGCCAAGGATCTGGCCGGCCGGCCACGACCGGTGACGGAGTTCGTCACCGCGCCATCGACCTCGTTCCCGTCCGGGCATGCGCTCGAGTTGACGGCCAGTGTGCTTGCGCTGCTGACCTTCCTGTGGCCGATGACGAGTCACCGGTGGATGCGCGTCGTCTCGGTTGCGGTGGCCGCGCTGGGTGTGTTGACGGTCGGAACGGCCCGGGTGGCTTTGAATGTGCACCACCCGTCCGATGTGATCGCGGGATGGTTGCTCGGATACGTGTATTTTCTGGTGTGCCTGTGGGTGTTTCGGCCGCTACGGGTAACGGATGCGGAGCCGGCCCGGCTTGCCGAAGTCCGCTGA